The Miscanthus floridulus cultivar M001 unplaced genomic scaffold, ASM1932011v1 fs_164_6_7, whole genome shotgun sequence genome contains the following window.
CGAGGAAGACCACCATTGCTGACGTGATGGGGCACCCCTACAGCCATGGGCATCCAAGCAGGATGCTCGTCGGTACTCCATTGTGTTTCCCCCCCCTCGATGGAGGGTGGGCGCCGAGGGCCAGGAGCTCCATATTGGCCGAACCACCTCGGCGTAGAACCTGCAAAGGTTAGGTAGGAGCGATGATGCCACCGGGAGGTAGAGGTGACCATCGAAGAAGATGAGGCCTTGATCAAGTGACCACGCCTGGGCGGCCATGCCATCTATTATGGCCATGGCGATGGTGCGAAGCTCCTATTGTAAAAAAGTAGCTTGGTGTAGTTGTTCGAAGATGGTGTCGGTGGTGTCGATGTAGTCGAGAGCATTCGGGTGGCGGGCTGGGCTCGCCCGACTCAAGATGTTGTGGGGTGGAGGCAGCGCGGTAGCCCATGTAGCATGCTCGATCGACGGAGGGGCTGGTAGGGCAAGTACTGTTGTCAGAGCATGTCGGCGTTGTTCGGTGGTGAAGTTGAGCAGGTGCCCGTTGCGGACGTACTACAGCTGCATGGTGGTGAAGTCCCAGGTCACGCGGCCAAGGCCGGCCAGCCAAGGTGTGCTGAGGATGATGTCGATGTTGTTGCCGATGTCGAGGAGGTAGGCGTCGATATCGAAGACGTCAGCATCGATGCCGAACGGTACACTGAAGGCTACAGTGCAGTAGGGGACCTCGTTCCCGCTACCGATGAGGATGGCGGTGTTGATGCGCTGTTCCTGGAGGCCGATGAGGCAAGCGATGTTGATGTCGATTATGTTGTGTGTAGCGCCCGTGTCGACAAGGATGTGGGCGCTGGTGCCTGACACCACCCCCGCCAGGTACATGGATGGGCGTCCCTGGACCGGGGATTGGCCCGTCCCAATCATCATGAGGAGGCTGTTGTCGACGTTAGCATCATCATCGTTGTTGTCGTAGTCGTTGACAGCCATGATGTCGAATAGGTGCTTGCACTTGTGGCCGCGCGTGAACGGCTCATCGCAGTTTAAGCAGAGCCTAGAGCGTCGATGTTCTGCCATCTCCTCGACGGTGAGGCGCTTAACGGGCACAGAGGAGTCGGTGGTGTAGACGATGTCGTGGTCGATGAAGGTGGTGTCGAAGGGGGCTCCTTTAGGGGCAACACCCGTAATGCTGGCTTGGAAGATGGTGCCTTGTTGGAGTCGGCTATCACAGCGAGGCGTCGCTCATACGCCCTCGCCAAAGACATGGCCATCTCCATGTCAGGTGGGTTCTGGAGCTCCACGTCGGTCTTCAGGGGTTCGAGGAGGCCAACGGTGTAGATGTTCACTTGTTGTTGTTCATCGAGAGGCCCGGCACGAGCGACGTGTGCCAGGAATCATTCTGTGTAGTCGTCGACGGTTCCCGTCTTGTGAAGGGAAGCAAGCTCGCCGAGGGGGTTGCGCCAAGTAGGGTGGCCAAAGCGCTTGTTGACGCACCGAGCGAAATATGCCCAATCCATCACCGTCTTGTCCTGCGTGAGGCGTATGTACCATTGCTGCGCGCCACCTGTCAGATGGTAAGAAGCATACCAGACTTGCTCCGCTTCCGGAGTCTTCTGACCTCTGAAGAACTGCTCATAGCGGTTGATCTATGGTAATGGATCTTCCTTGCCGTCGTACGTGGGGAAGTTGAGCTTGTGGAGGCGTGGTGTGAGGACGGGGAAGGAGCCTGGCAGTGTCCCTTGGTACGGGAACGACGGAGGTAGATTGGTCTTGGGGCCCTCCATCGTGTTGGTGAAGAGCTTGGCCTCCAGATCATCCACAATCTTAGGGATTGTAGATGATGGCGATGCCTCCTTTTGCTGCTTGAGGAAGGTGCGTCCTGCGTCCTCCATTGCTTTCTTGGTGTCGACCTCGAGCTTGGTGGCGATCGCCTTGCGCTCGCGTTCGGCGCGAGCAGCAGCCGCTGCAGGCTCCGTCGGGCCGTCACATTGCTCAATCATCGTCAGACGATTGTTGATGGAGGTGAACTCGCCCTTGATGTCGTCGAACTGCTAGTGGAGGTCGGCAACGAGCTTGTTGAAGGTAGCCTTGAAGTCACCATTGTTGCCATTGTCAGCCATGGTAGCGGCCTGGGATCGAACTAGTCTCCGAGATACCAGTGTCAGAGCCCTGTGGGGAGGGGGCGCTgggtggcggcggctagggtttgggggaGGTGTAGGCATTGGCTATGGGGAGGGAAGAGAGAGGCGCAAGGGAAGAGGACCGAGGCttaggagggagaggaggggataGAAGGCCCTTGGCCTGTTCTATTCTTGCTTAAGATTGAAAGGTTATATAGCCCCTGTCTTTATGGTCCTGGGAGATTTAGCCCCTAAGCAATCTAACTTATCCTCCAAGCAAGCTAATCTTAATCCTCCCGGATCTGGATGTCGGCGGCGTGGCGGGAGGCCGCCCCTCTGCTGGTCATGCCCCCCTTCTGGTGGCGTGGTCAGCCCAGACCTAGCTGGCCTGGGCCCCCTCCTGGGCCCTCGGTTAGACGTATGACAGTGTGCCATAGGTGGCAACTAGAGAGGCAGTCTGAGGCCATGAGCTCCGATGGAGAAAGGACCTTCGCATGGGCCTAAGGTCTCATCTCACCACACACCACTATAGAATCGATATTCAGCAACATAGCCAACTTTCGGCACAGGCAACAATGTAGCCTTATATAACTCTTGATTTTCCTTTTACATTTTTACTTCTAAAAGATGCTGCCAGAAGTTAACAGAAGCATTGCTTCTAGATGCTGCTATAAGTTAAGGTTGAGGGTGCATTTTCTTCATTCATCATAAATTATCTTTTGAAATCCTGCAGCAACTCGCGGGAAATTCTTCTAGTTCTAATCCAACACACAATCACCACTACAGGACCCAATATAGTGTCTCGTTGCTCACCTACACAAAGCGTCTCTGATCTTTATAATGCATAGTTTTCTATGACAAGATTTGTTCACAATGGCTTCGATTGAATATAAAGCTGATCCATCTCAATCAGTTGGATCAGTGTACCAGCTGCGTGCCACATATATTCAAacttgttcacgaaacataaaTCAGTTGGATGGTTATGTTTGACATAAGGAAACAATGCCCCTCCAGCAATAATAGCAAGCCAATCCATCCATTTCGCAGGAGGCCTGATCAAATTTGTGCACACATTGGTCTCTGAACAATCACCTCATCGCTATATAGGTAACACATAGGTCCAAGAGAGAAATCAATCGTAGTACAAGATATGGCTGAAATTTGTTGCTTAATTGAACTTTGGAATCGAGGAGGCTAGAAAATCTGTGTTGTTTAGGTTTGAAAAGTGGTGGCATGTAAGGGATGAAAGCTAGACAGTGTCTCTTCTTTGCTTTTCAATTTGGTTGCTAATATCTTCAGTAGGATGCTTGTAAAATCTGATAGAAATCACTTAATTTCGTTCAGGCCTGCTGGCTCATGCAGTAGAAGGTGGCATTATTAGTCTTCAGTAGGATGCTTGTGTTAGCATTAGATTTGTTGTCAGTTAGCATTAGATTTCATGCTAAGTGGAGGATGACAGTGTATTAGTTGGATTAACCATTTCTTGCTAAGTGGATCCCAAGTGGATTAAGAATTTTCTGCTAAATAAGTGGATGAGGTGGATTAAGTGGCTCATAATATTGGACATGATGGGAAACTTGCAAAGAGATGTACCCTTTCATTCAGCTAAGATGCCTTTATGTTAAGATCTGGCTCCTAATATTTACTGGACAACTTAATGGGAGGTTTATGTTAGATAGCCTTCTTGAACATTGTCTGGACAATTTTACTGGGAGGTTTATGTTAGATATCCTTCTTTATAATTGTGTTAATACATGTGTTTTGAACACAAGTATCCTTTGGCATTTGTAACTGCAAAACCTAGGGCTGGTAGTGAAAAGTGGTGGCATGGAAGAGATGAAAGCTAGACAGTGTCTCTCCTTTGCTTCTCAATTTGGTTGCTAATATCTTTAGTAGGATGCTTTTAAAAGATGATTGAAATGACTTAACTTAGGCCTGCTGCCTCAGGTAGAAATGGTAGAAATGACTTAATTTCAGGTTCTAGAATGTGTCATTTGCAGCCAAGCCTGCTGCACTACGGGATACaatagatttgccgagtgccaggggcactcggcaaaggcccaaaaacacttggcaaatactttgccgagtgtaacactcggcatacaGCACACGGCATTGATTTGTCGGCAAatagtagtttgccgagtgttttttatcgggcactcggcaaacagtttgccgagtgtcaataaacactcggcaaaaataaactctcggcaaaaaaaaattgacGGGATGGAACGGTGACgtcgattttgccgagtgcacaacggaaaaacactcagcaaagtttctcaagtttgcctagtgtcaggacaaaaacactcggcaaagtttctcaactttgccgagtgtcaacacgaaaacactcggcaaagtttctaaagtttgccgagtgccaagacgaaaacactcggcaaagtttagacactttgccgagtgtcacgcctaaaacactcggcaaacaagcgagCAACGGtcagattttatggtcactttgccgagtgtccattggaatacactcgacaaattcaaaacactcggcaaagaaggttcccaaTGACAGAAAATGGtctcttcgccgagtgttttgccttgacactcggcaactcatctctttgccgagtgttacactcggcaaagtgaccaagaCCCCCCCCCCTTTTTACTATaacggacccctctcaattcacaaAAAACCATGATAATTCATAATAAAACATCATCACAGGCATAGTTATATGTCACAGgtataataaaccatcatcataattcacaataaaccatcatcacaagtcacaataaaccatcatcacaatttacaataaaccatcatcacaagtcacaactaagtcacaataagccacaaatgcaaatgcaatcactgcgtaggcccttggaacctctgcgacaaatccgagtcttgagactgattatttgatgccgccgattgattctgcaccaAAGAGAAGTATTCGAAACCAGTGTTAGCTTCCTTTTTAACAGTGTTAGACTTCATATTGCAAAATGAATGAAAGGTGTGCATCTACAGCATATCAAGAAAAGCAGTAAAATACTTGCAGATGTAATGCAGTAGCTAGCTGGTCCACCAGCGAGTAGCTAGCTAGCTGGTCCATGAAAAGCAGTAAAATACTAGCCGGTCCATGAAAAGCAATTTTTATCAAAAAAAACAAATCTATTTGCAGACACAATGAGCTATATCCAAGGCAGTCACCAAGAATGATGCCTTCACCTTAGACAATTACCATTTCAGAACAACTGATCCAAGTAAGGTGATCAAGGTTGGTCTACTCAAAATAATTCTCTCATTCCTCGCTGATCCTGCTCTCGATATTCCTGCTGAAGAGAGGCACAGGATGGTTTCTTGCCTTCTGAATGTGACTGTCCAAGAGAGTGATGAACCAATCACAGTGGGGTATAGTGTAAGATTGTCATCTGGAGAGGTTGTGGATGTGAAGTCCAGCCGAATGCTTAGGTGGGAAAGGGTGGATTCCAAGCTGTACATGCAGAGTAGCGATGGCGAGCCCAGCTACAAAGAAAAGATTGAGTTTGCGACCTACTTTGCAGAGGAGATATCTCAAGGCCTGCTCTTTGAGATGGCGGATCAGATCCCTTCGCTCGCTGAGCTTATTAAGTTTGGCAGCTTACTGGATTTCGAAGACGCTGCTGTTGGGTTCTTGCTGAAGTCAAAAAATCTGCAGGTGTTTCCTGAAGATGAGCATTTCCTGAAGTCTTTAATGCTAGGTCTGTGCCCTGAAACTAAACTTCTTATTGTGCCTTCTAAATTTTCCCCAAATTACATAACTATATAACCTACTGATGCCACTGTCCCCACCTCTTTCTATACACAGATGGCAGCAAGAACCAATAGTTTTCTGTCGATTATGATCTTTTGATAATGTTCACAGTCAGTAAATGTTTTTTGTTCTTCTTTAGGGCACTATCCTGCATGTACTGTTATGTTGGGCCAAGTATATCAGAGGAGGAAGAGAAGCCGTGACTAAGACCGGCACGTGGGCCGGGCGAGGCCAGCGTGCTGTGCATGGTCACCGTGGGACTACAGAGAATGTCCATGACTGTATCCAAAATTGCCTCGGCGATGTTCttttcggtgtgcattacatcaatgttatgtgaaagaagaagatcatcaaaataggggaggttccacaagcacgacttctgagtccaggcatgttgctcgccataccccacaaaaccaccttcttgtttattgacctcgagagcgtctAACTGAGCACGAACCGCGGCTCCTGTCATCATCTGCGGTGCATGGTTTTTAACTACGacatctttcgtaaagttcttgatatctagtctgaatggatggtcaggagagaggaattgtcgatgtttgtcgaacgaagaatacttgccacccttcgtcaaccaaatgaacatcagagaagccttgcatacctggcatgggaacctcccgtgaacacaccagcagcagaaaatcccatataccggcaagtcatgcagggagtactggtaccaaacatgcatcttgaagtttgtctttgtagctcggtcgtatatccataccccttcctcccaagcatggaccaaatcatgaatcagaggctccatgtacacactcatattgtTCCCCGGGTGTTctagaattatcaacgacaagaatatgttctgtcgttgaaagaggaCGCTAGGGGggagtatacttggccatgcagcccgaggcccgGTAGCCCGGCCCACGGCCCGCTAATTTGACCCGACACGAGTCCGGCCCGGCACGAGGGTCTctgggcccgggctggcccggcacGCAGCtacaggccatgcctgggccgttGCGCAAGCccgcgggctggcacggcccTCCACGATAATAAGCCGTCGGCCCGAGGTCGGCCTGGCAGCAGCTCCCGGCTCCCGCGCGGCCTGCTAGCGGCCCAGCGGCCAACGGCGCTTTGGCCTCCCGGCCTCCCCCTGCCATATAAgcgcgaggcaggcaggcagccggCGCCCGCGCCCCTCACAAACCCTAAACCTAAATCACTCGAttgactcctctcctctcctgctCTCCACTCTCCAGTCCACTGCGCCGCAGCCGCCGCTCGCACTCTCGCCTCGCCGTATGACCGTATCCACTGTGCCGTCGTCGACCCCGACTCCGGTGACCTCGAACCGCCGCTGCCGGCGTGCTCCTCACCCTCTctacctctcccttctccatCTACCtttctcccctctagatctcggtGATTATGTGAGTTTGTTGACCCTGTTTgtccctcctccgccgctcgccgtccttGCTGACCTTGTGTCGTCTTCTCTGGCCGCGGGGCCGTCGTCGTCTtcttctccggcaccgggctccggttgcgAAGGTAAgcacctaaccctaaccctaaccagctaaccctaatccccatctttcttctttttttgatgAGATCTCTAACTGATCTATTCCTTCCTCCTTCgcaggtcggtagccgatgctTCAAGCTCTAGCTGCGGCATAGAGCGAGGAGCAAGGCGGCCACCCGTACCGTTGAGGTACGGTGCTGGAGAGGCGgccatggctgaagacgatggcGAGCTTCCGCCTGGCATGGCCCCTGAGGGCAAGAATGACGATGACATCCGTGATGACGCTGCTGCGTTGTTCGGTGTCGATCTCGGAGACGGcgacggtggtgaaggggcgacgGCGTCTGCGAACCCGGTCGGCTCCAACTCCAACGGCTCTGTTCCATCTATTGCTGCTGCTGGTAATGGTAAggttggtaagcgtaaatctcCTGTCTGGGATGATTTTGAAGAGATATTTGAGACTGTGAATGGAGTACAGATTTGCACTAAAGCTAAATGTAAAATGTGTAAGTCAACCTTGTCTGCTAGATCTAGTGCTGGCACTGGTcacttgaagaggcaccagaACTCTTGTAGGCAGAAAACTGATCAACGTGATAGGGTTCAATCTAGGCTATCttacaatcctgatggttctgtgcATAACTGGGATTATAAACCTGAGGTAGCTAGAACTGAACTCTGCagattgattgctaggcttgatttgCCTTTGGGTATTGGTGATACAGATGCATTTGAGGAGTACATTCAacgtgctcataaccctaggtttcgTAGGGTGTCTAGACAGTCCACCactagagaccttcgtgctctatttactgaacgtcgtaatatgcttaagaatCATGTTTTGTCTGGTGCATCATCTGTTGCTTTGACATCTGACATATGGTCTGgaaatgctaaggaggactacaTTAGTGTAGTTGCTCATTATGCGAGTGCAGATTGGGAGCTACAGAAAAAGGTAATTGGCCTCAGGTTGATTGAGGTGAAGCACACTGGTGAGAACATTTCTGAAAAAATTGCTTGTGTGGTTCAGGAATTTGGTATGATTGACAAGATTTATTCTGttactctagacaatgcttcctCCAATGCTAAGGCAATGGAGACTTTGACACCCATGTTTGCATGTTATTTAGGTTCTGATCCAACACCTACTTCATCAGATCCTAATAAGCGTAAATATAATCTTATGCATCAGCGTTGTGCTTGCCATATCATTAATTTAATTGTGAAATCTGGTTTAAAGAGATTTAAAACTTACACAGAGgattttagaactgctattaacttcttaaattcatCTAATCACAGAATTGCCATGTTTAAGAATTATTGCAATGctcagggtgttagacctagaaagtttggtttAGATATGGATGTGagatggaatgctacataccttatgcttaaacacttgctACCTTACAAGGAggttttttctgtgttcattaatgcaAATTTTGGCTGCACATTGTTGACTCCAAGACATTGGCTCATTGCTGCCAAGATATTGGAGTTCCTGGAATTATTTTATGAATCAACATGTGTTCtatctggtgtttactatccaactagtccactaATTCTGCACCATATGCTTGACATTGCTCATCATTTGCAtgaaagtgaaaaagatcaaaatctaatgactgttgtctatcctatgaagcttaaatatcTTAAGTATTGGGAAAatatacctctgttatattctattgctttcattcttgatcctagagctaagttgagaggtTTGTTTAATGTGCTGGTAATACTTAAAGAGAACATTggtgttgattacaataaatattaTGCTGATGTTAAAACTGAAATTTACAAGTTATTTGCCAAGTATGACAGCAAGTATGGTTCTACAAGGTCTCAAAGGCCTGTACATCCTGCAGTCAACTCAGGTAAGAGGAAACAAGCATGGGGAAGGATCTTTGGCGGCCCTGGATCATCAGCTGTTGTTGGTCATCCTCCCCCTGCCTCTGTCTCCACTTCAACTCAATCTGCTGCCTCTGTTGCTTGTGAGCTCACAACTTATCTTgatagtgacaatgtcactgtatatgaggatgattttgatttGCTTCTCTagtggcgtgaccacaaactaacctatccTGTTCTTTCTATAATGGCAAGAGATATTATGGCTGTTCCTGTTTCTACTGTCTCTTCAGAATCATGTTTCAGTTTAATAGGAAGGATTATTGAGGAGCGACGCCGAAGACTTCTGCCTGAACATGTggagatgcttgcttgcatcaaGGACTGGGAGCTGGGTGATAGAAGACTTCAACATTCTGCTAACAACCAAGAGCTAGCAGAGTCCTTTGAGAATCTGTATCTTGATGTTCCTGAAGATGGATCTGGGCCTCCTTCTGCTAGCACATCTGCAAGTGCTTCTGTTGCTTCTGCTTCTGCTGCTACCTGAGAGCTGAGAGTTGAGAGTTCAGTTTGAGAGAGTTGAGATTGAGACCTGTGAGGCTTGAGAGTTGAGACAtaatgcttgtatctggtatttgTATTGTGAACATTTGAACATTATAAGagctgtgctgcactctttttccctttttggagtttctcacaagggtgagttttacccaaaaaggtttttaatgaggcagcattgcacacagCTCATTTCTATCTTTAAATCTCTGTCTTTTGTTGTGTTTGAGTCTTGCTGTTAAGTTGTTAAATAGTTAAGTTGTTTTTGTGATTCTGTGAATGACTTGTCAAAATTATGAATGTGCTGTTGATTAAGAATCTGATGAGTGGTTTTCTACAATttgggttgtgggctggcacggcccacAAGTTTTGGCCGGGCTGTGCGGGCGGCACGGCCCGAATTTCAGCTCGAGGGGCCGTGCTTGGGCTGTCAACGGGGCACGAGGCCCGGTAAGGCACGGCACGGGGGGGCACAGCGTGCTGTGCCGGCCCGACACCAGCGGGCCGTGCCTGGCCCGTGCCCGGGCCGTGCCGAGCCGGGCTGGCCCGATGGCCATAtataggggggagattgaggggaataacgaacatgggccaacaggtgtacggggcagccgccattccataaggattgaactcatctgttgccagcgcaacacgtacattatgagcctctagagctttctcacgatgaatctcatcaaaccttgtccaggcttcaccatcggatgggtgtaccatcttctcaggattgtatcgacgtccgtttttgtgccatgtcatctgtttcgcgaattcctcagtcatgtaaagccgttggatcctcggtatgaaaggaaggtaccgtaggatcttcgTGGGGATTGCGAgttgcctcttctgaccatcaccagagtctacctccagaaaCCTAGATGATTcgcacttcacacagtacttttcttccacatactctttcctaaataagatgcaccccttcggacaagcatgtatctgctcgtatgacatcttaagtgcacgaaggagtttctgtgcctcatacatgctctttggcaagatgtgaccatccgggagcaggctgccaacaactgtgagcataacatcgaaggcatctcgactcaagctaaactgggacttcacggccattaggcgtgcaatggcatccagttgagaaaccttagaatacccgtgaaggggttgctatgccgcagacaacatgtcgtaatacgcctttgcggtagcctctggctcctcctccctacgtccttcatcgaagtgtgcttcatgatagtcatttaacatgtctcctaccccggcatccccatcatattcctcgatgcgttgtctgacgacctcgtctctcccacgatcgacttcaccatggtagatccacctggtatagtctgccgtaaatccattcttgcaaagatgtttacccatgaccagctTGGTTTGCCGACgtgtgtttgcacatttgctgtagggacaccaagtgacactagctcctttaacccttgcaaatgcccgttccaagaaagcattggtcttgtcaatccattcttTGGTCCACGAACTCTGACTAAAGTGGCCCGTGtatatccactcacggtcatccatcctctagcatatcagcgagtaatataaaaaatcacgttgcatctacacgttcctatactatctaataggtgaagataggtcataatcccacccgaggatgtatagatggggttagtttccatctctactcctatccgagacagaatttcggcagcacctcctcgttgttctccaaatacacgtcttgaaagggagattgtgtatccggagaacaacagggagatgctgtcgaaactctatcacggatcggagtagagcatggaaattaACCGGATCTatacatcctcgggctgtccaaaaaacgtggacaattcgaaacagatacggttatagatatgcaaagatctgcatatttccaatcgTATCTCTTTCGATCGGGAGatgcctagctaggttacgtgatatacgaacatgatacggaaagaaaggtcttttatgcctcaccttgctgtcctgtaaagtgacgagtcgaggacgttgcaatagcctctcctacAATAAAAGGAACATAGtagtgtcaaatctaaatttcggcagcatctcccctgCACGAGGAGGCttccaaaacctacaacaaataaaacggcacgatggccgacaaccacatccacaccaaacaaacagcacgatggccgacaaccacatgcaCATCTTATACCTTGCAAAAACACAGCAACTCGGCCAGAAGAATGCACTCGGCAATTCTACTGTTTCCGATAGTAATAATGATAAATAATAGATGTACAGTTCTCGTACATCTATTATTTATAGCTAGAAGAATGCTCACGCTTGCTTATGAGGTCCTGAACACAGCTTCACAAGCTAGAAGAATGCTCTGTTCAGTTCTCACCAGGTCTGTTCATTTTTCCTTGGAAGGCATACTAATGTGCTCGTTTATATGAGACAAGTTTCATAAGTGTGTGTTATTATTTTGGGACAATCGCATTATCTGATATTTGGTGTCCTGGCCAGGTTGAGCGCGATCCAATACCATTATATCATGCCGCAAGAGAATTGATCAACATGCAGCTAGAGACAGGCGAGTTCCCCCAACAGGTGAGTTTTTAGTTATCCTGACAGAATAGTAATGTTTTGGCAGATTTGTAGTCAAAATTGAGGTGCTAACAAATGACAATAGGAAATAGCTATTTTTAAACAGAAAGTATCTGCTAACAGTCTAACAAATAATGAAAATGGATAAATTGTAATAGAGAATTCTAAATTGAAACTATCATTGGTTTGCAGCTAGTAAGATGCTTGAAGTGCCATCTAAAGTAATATAATATATTTACTGACAGATGACAGTTAGCAATTTTAGCAACCAAGCCTCATGCTTTAACTTTTTTTCAAATCAGTGATTCTAGCTCCAATTTCATTCGCAAGAACAAATCCTTAACCAATAATAATGAATCACACACCAATTTCCCATATTATTCGCAAGAACAAATCCTTAACCAATAATAATGAATCACACACCAATTTCCCATATACACAATCCCTAAGCCCAAATTTACAGTCCAGTGCTCACTGTCCAGACCCTAGGGTATACGATTTGGGAGAGCTCAGAACTTCAAAAGAACACTCACCGGTCCAGGGGAGCTGGCGCGCTGCTCTGCAGCTTGGCGCACCCGGCGGCCGTCTCCGGCGGCGCGCAGCCTGCTCGGTCAGTACCTCAGCAACTCAATCACGCGGGGCGCGGCGCAGCGCCGCAGTGGGGGTGCCGCAGAGGTTCGGCGACGGCGACCAGCGCCAGGCCCAGGCGGGGCGACGGCCGGCGGGGTGCCGGCGCTCGGGCGGCTTGGCCTCGACGCTCGGGGGCGGCGACGCTCGTGGTCGTGGAGTCCACAGTGGCGCCGTCCGCCTCACGGTCGAATGCCGCGGCCTCGGGGACTCGGGGGCGGGGCAGGTCTCGCGCTAGGCTCGGGAGGCAGGGAGAAGGGATTTTGGATCGGGAGATCGGGAGGGAGAAGCAGAAGCCGGCCGACGGGAGCAGCCGGCGGAGAGCGATGCGCGGGCC
Protein-coding sequences here:
- the LOC136530617 gene encoding uncharacterized protein encodes the protein MSAAWREAAPLLVMPPFWWRAISKAVTKNDAFTLDNYHFRTTDPSKVIKVGLLKIILSFLADPALDIPAEERHRMVSCLLNVTVQESDEPITVGYSVRLSSGEVVDVKSSRMLRWERVDSKLYMQSSDGEPSYKEKIEFATYFAEEISQGLLFEMADQIPSLAELIKFGSLLDFEDAAVGFLLKSKNLQVFPEDEHFLKSLMLGLCPETKLLIVPSKFSPNYITI